The Salarias fasciatus chromosome 12, fSalaFa1.1, whole genome shotgun sequence DNA segment TCTATCGATGCGTTCTGTGAAAATTTGTACAGAAGTGATAAGGATCACTTACTTTTCTATAAGGCGGTCCCAGTTCTCTTGAATGAAATCCCAGCAAAACAAGTAGCCTGCGAAACCCTGACTCACAGTGTTGATGACCAGAGGCAGGTCCTGCGTCTGGATGAAGGTTCCGTCCAGACCCGCCTTCAGAATcctgcagggagcagaggaagagttcACACGCTGTCCAGTGAACTGACTCCACACAACTTACCAGAACATGATGAGAAAACATAAATGTCAATATAAAcatcagacagagagacaaatttTTAACTCCAAGTCGGTGTGATTGAGAGTGATGGTCTGCCCATTAGTttgaaacaaaaactctgttatAGCTTTGCATTAGTATATTCCAACTTACAATGTTAACctttttgtttgaatgaaacCACAAAAGCAGATATAGAGCGTTACCAGATTATTCGCCGTGCGTCCTGGGTGGATGCTAAGCCTTGCAGCATTTTTCGCTTCACTGAATCCAAGGTGACGTTTTGGTGCATGTTGAGCAAAGTCATCCAGTCTTCATCCGACTGAGCAGCGACGGTGAAAACGACTTGCTGCAGATCCCCTGGAatcctgaaaacaaaagaaatgagacAAAAGGCAATGAAGACTTAGTCTGCAACAGGTTAAATCCTCCGTGCGTCTTTGAACGTACCGTAATGTCCCACTGGATTCTGCAAACTGTTTGAAGAGGGATTTGGCATGCTGAACACAATTTTCCTGCATCAAGCTACAGGCTGTTCCGAGCAGCGCTGAGCGCAGCTCCTGTTTGGACACGCTGTCCTCCTCTCCCCACGTCTGGTTGTCCATTAAAGATCCAAAACTGCGCAGAATGTAATCCTGTGAAacaacagaggaaaataaacatGGAAACAAGAGACCTGAGGTTAGAGTGAGtcaaaaaatatatgaaatgaaTCAAATAAGTCTTAAATCATACTGCATAAACATTTAATCTGACTTCTGAAATGTGGAAGCGACACACTTCATTCAGCACACACCTTCATGCGGGCCTGAAGACCGGACTCCTGTCTCTTATCAAGCAGCTTGTAGATGCTGTTGAGCTGTAACAGCGCCTCTGTCACGGGCGCCGTCTCCGTCTCGCTGGACATGTATTTCAGCAGGTTGAGGACTTGATAGAAGGAGACGCGTCCAAGTCTGTTAAATTCAGGacaaggaagagaggaggaacatAACAGTGAAAAGAACAGGAAAGCGCCCTTTCATATTGTTGCTGATGATCTGTTTTTACTAGCAAGGCCCCGCCGATGCACAACTGAAAAACACTGTTAAGGTTGTCTTTCGTACCTGGACAATGCGAAGATGTTATGTATAAGCGAGGCACGGTCCTCGTGCGTCAAAGCATTGACATTTTTGGACAAAGCATCCGTCAGCGCAGCCCAGCCTTCATCTCCATAGTGAACAATGTAGAAGCCTGTGTTTTGATAGTTCAGCTTCAGCCACTTGACTTTTCCTGGGAGCTTCAGagtgtctgaaaaaaaacacaaacaagcagaaTCATGAATATCGACCAACATAATGTATCAATAACTGAGAATATTCCTTCATGCTTTACCTGACTTGGACTTGAGATGGAACACCTGTCTGCACTCAGGAGCCACACTGCAGCTGTCGTTGACGTACGTCACCGGGATGTTCCACAAGCTGAACGCAGGAGGACATCCTCCAGTTTGAGAATTGATGCTTCTatgatccgtgtgtgtgtgtgtgagtgtgtgtgttgacatgcAACCCACCTTGAAGTACGCGTGGCATCGTCAGACGTCAGCAGGAAGTGCTCCTGCTTGATCTCCACCTGGTCTTCCTGAACACTCACAGTGACCAGAGGGAAGCCTTTCTGTGACGTCCATGAGCTCATCATCTCCGATACATTCTGGTGCAGAGAGGAGACATCAACCTgacaagagacagacaggtTCGCTCTATTTGTGCCAAAATACAATGTTATATCAACACAAAGGAATAATGTTAAGAGTATGAAATGACAGAGCTGACCTCACAATGTGTTTGTATAACTTCTAGGGTTTGTACACCAGTCTTTCTTCTCAAACTACACAAAGTCTTCATCAAAGTACTGTGCAGTGCCCTTCTTACAGCAAGAAACAACATGTGGGAAAGGGCCCTAAGTAGGCAGACATTAAACTTTAATGTGGTCAACATGGAGATCAGAGGTAAAGTAATGAGCTGACAGGCTGCACTTAAACTCTGGGCAATGGGTTCAAACCCCTTTTTCCCAGCAATTTGTGTACGCACTGCATTTGTTCTCAACTGAATAAGAAGTGAGTCGAAGCtgaaaaatacacataaatGATAATAGAGTCAACTATCATTAGCAATTTTCTGAATATGCTGTGAGACAGAGCAGGTCTGACATCAactactgcaaaaaaaaaaaaaaaacacaacaaaagtacATAAACAAAACATGTACAATCAAGCAAAAACACCAACACAAACCTGGGTGAGGCTATTCCAGAGGTCACCAGTGTCCGTATTTAACTGGCTGAATTCCTTGAGGTATTGGATAATACCCTTCCTGAACTGTTGCTCTTCTGGCAGTGAAGCGCGCAGCATCAGGAGAACAGAGGCACCCTGGAAgatcagacacacaaaaacatctgcAATCACACATGGAACAACACCAACTACTGTTAGAAATGAGAGTACAGGATTCTCTTTAAACGTCTCTTTGAGGTTGGAAACACTGACAGCATCTGCTGCTCTCATTATCTGAACATGCACCTTTTCATAGGAGACGGAGTCAAACATCTCCTCCACTTGTTCATCTGCGTTAACCTCCGCCGACACAGCGTGGGAGGAGTTCAGCGCATCTTTGTCCAAGGCTCTGAAGCGCACTGCCAGAAACAAATTCCCCTGAGAAAAGACAGACCTCTGAGCAAAGGCATATAGAGAGCAGCGCAGATTTATCTTCTTTTAAACAGGCGAGAAATGTTTGATGGGGCAGATTTTTGAACTTACAGTGTCCAGGTTGGGCGACACAGTCTGCAGTGACGTGTACTGCATGTAAGTGGCAAAGCCTTCGTTGAGCCACAGGTCGTTCCACCAGCTCATCGTGACCAGGTTTCCAAACCACTGAAACGCGGCGTCAGAGACGAGGACCAATCACAAACCGGTGATCTCACTTTCTGTCGCAAACACAACGGCAGAGGAAATTACCTGATGGGCAAGCTCGTGCGCGATGACGGACGCGACGACTTGTTTTTCCAGCGGAGAGGAGTCTTTGCCAACCAACAGGGTGGTCTCCCGGAAAGTGATGAGGCCCCAGTTCTCCATGGCTCCGGCCAGGAAGTCAGGGATAGCGACCAAGTCTGTCGAAACACAATGAGGAGCGTACTCGGAACGTAAAGACATGAGAGAGAAATAGAGATACTTTGCATAACCTGAGCAAGCGTGTGTCCTCACCTAGTTTTTTTAGGGGGTACTCAATTTCAAAGAACTCATTGTAAAATGCCAGCAGCTTAGAGGCCATTTCCAGAGCATAGTGAGTGTGCTCCTTCTTCTCTGGCACAGAGTAGACTGATACCTATGACAAAATACAGTATAAGATAAAGGCACACAAATTAAGGCAGtgtaaaaatgacaatttaattctacaaaacacagacattaaaaaatggggattttattttgtcagaCCTACCAGGgtgtttgaaacatttttgcTGATTGGAGTAAAATTAGCTACTATGAACGCCACCAAGTACGTGCTCATGTTGACGGTGGTCTTTTCAAACTCATCCTGCACAAGGCCATTTTCCAGAGGGGTGGATTTAGCCTGAAAATCAGAGCATGAATAAAAAATCTCAACAAGGCTGTAGGCACAGATATGAACGTTAAAAACCTGCATtgaaaagctgtaaaaacaaaGTTCTACTTCACTTTAAGAATGGTGATTGCATCTGCCCActggtatgaatgtgtgtgtggctgtccgTCTACGTTctgccctgtgatgaactggcggCCTGCCGATGGCGGGTCTACCCTGCCTTTGTGTGTTGTCACCTGGGATCAGCTCCCGCGCCTCGTGACACTCCGTTGCATAAAGAAATGCAGAAGATGGACGAATTTTGTGTTTCATGCTAAATCTTAGATAACTGCTATCACATGTGAAGGCACTGAGGATTCAAAAGCCCTGGCGAGCGTGTCTCAACCCTTTCTACAGTAGCGTAAATATCACAAATGTAACAGTACCAACGGCATGTTGGAGAGAGCCATGTAGTCCGACTTTCTGCTGATCCTAATCTGAAAAGTAGCTTTGAATGCTGGTTCATCAAAACATGGGAAGGCCTTCCTGGCAGCGAGTGGCTCAAACTGCGTAGCTGCAAGGACCCTGTGGACAGAAGGAAGATGGTCATGATTACACTCGGGCCGATAAATGTGGTAAATTAAAGTGTAAGTATTCAATTTCAGTTGTTTATCAGTATTTAagcaatattgttttttttagtttttggtcATGACTTGGATCCACGGCCACATATTCCACCTGTAGATATGGTAAAGCCTGCTGTACCTTTTGTTTCCATCTTTATCGATGTATGAGCTGTTGTAGAAACCACCATAGGTGTGAGAGAGGGCGGCGGAGTAATCCAGGGTCAAAACGCAGCGCTGGCCTGCCTGCAGTTCCTCGGAGAACTTCACAGCTATCTGCTCATTGTTTCTGTACTCCAGTATAGTCTCGTCCCTGGCGTCCCCATCACCCAGCTGCTGGAGGCAAACGCTGAGTTAACAAATAGCAAAACAGCAAATCCAACACCCAACAGGGCGTTTTTTGGAGTTGTTAGAAGATGGAAACGTTTTCTTTCCCACCTTGAAGGTAGCTTTAGTGATGTTGAGATTCGCTGCATGCAGGACGATGCGGTCGGTGTTGTGAAAAACAGACATGGTGATGACAGCCCGCCCAGTGAAGGTCATGTCGTCCAGGTCGGGGTTCAGGGTGAGGTCGTAGCTGACGGGATGTACACTCTGAGGAAGCCGGTAGCGCGCCCACGGAAACACGTCACCGGTGGAGGACGTAGGGTAGACTGGCTCAATGGGAGTGCTACTGTTCGCTTTGGGACAACCAGTCTGCAGACCATATTTCAGTGGGACAGAAGACAGCAGTCAAGACTGAGCACAAAGGACAAATACAGAGACTCTGTATCTGAAAAATGCTTTAATCCTCTGAAAGAGTGAGGGATGTCATCATTGCAAAACCTACCCACAATAAAATATAGTAATAAATACACAGCAAAAACATCTGTTTACCTTGGTAAAGGTGCAGCCTGGTAAGAAGTACAGCACCATGGTCATAGAGGCCACTATCACCAGGAGTAGCACGCATACGACCATTGTGCGTGCTGAAGGTCGTGAACATGATCTGAGACCAAAAATAGTGAAAGATTAGCGATAATATAGTGATCATATAGCTCATTTAGTATAAATAACACAGCTATGTAAATAGGGTTATAAAGAGAAcagtctcattaaaaaaaaaacaagctttagGGCAGAGGTAACCCACAGGGCATTTTCAATTTGAAGCAAAAATTTGACATAGGGCTGGGCTACACATTGAAATTTACAATATACTGACATTTTCTAAAATTTGGCATAGAAAAATACAACACTTTTTATATATTGATATaacttttgcattaaaatataaTCATGACTTATGTTTCCCTAGTTCTTGCCTGCCTGCAGCGTCTCTCACTCTGAAGTGAGCTGCACTCAGAGCAAACATATAATACAGCATAAAAATTAATGACCAACTCAGTGCGTTACCTCGGTGGAGCTTGTCTGGTGTACGGGGAAGTGTTGGATCTGTGAGCGGAGCTGCGGTTCATGAAGGACATGCCCAGCAGACGAGCTGAAGACTCGcagtcctcctcgtcctcgtccatGTCGTTCTCTCCCAGGCCTCGCACAAGGAGCCGCGAGCTGCGAGGCTCATACGACACCTCATCGGGGTCAAGAGCAGGGAGCGTCTAGGGAAAGTATGCACTTTGTTATAATGTCGATAAACTGTATTATGTTTCCTATCCAGTGTTATTAGTAGACTAGCTTTACATAGGTAAATTCATGAATTAATATCATATGCAGGCTATAAGAAGACAGAAATAATGAATTACAATCACTGTACAGGAGGGTGtcatgaacagaaaaaaaaaacatctgactTTATGAAAGCAAATGCTGGATGTCAGAGAATGAACGAGAATAAAATAACAATTGAGGGATAAACTTTACAAGACTCCTTTTAGGAGGTTTTGTAATGCAGTGAATCAGTTTAATAAACAGTAGCCTTGAAGTTAAGGATGCTATTATAGCTCAGACAATCACACAACAGCAGTGTTTTAtgacaaattgtttttttttcagttgacctgttgttttatattcaaaaatctgccaaacacaaaataatgagCATGGCAGTGAAAGATGTGCTAAAGTAAGACAGTACAAACATCCCGGCTGACTCATCAGCTATTCTcagctatttctttttttccccgcaATCAACTAATCATTGATATCTTACTAATCTGATCCAGTTGTCAGCCGAGGACATTAGCCTACCGGAAATGTTCCAGAGTCTTTAGCCAAATCCACAACATCAGGCTCTTCTTCAAACATGCTGTTCTCGATCATGTTCCTTGGCAGGTTGGCGTGTTCTGCagcacacagaggaagagaaatcAGACAGACGATTTAACAAAAAGAGGAACGAGCATGGCGATGGAGAGATAGCGCAAGACAAAACGTTCTCATTATTGACCCTTACACATTCTGGATCATATTAAGATTGGTGGAGTGTCTCTGGAGTGTTCTAGTTTTCAAAGAAAGACTCAGGTAAAGGCACTCTATTGTCAAAGCATGCAGGAATTATGAAGCCACATTTAACACAACAAGAAACGAGTTTCTCCAGTTCCTGTTGGTTCACCTCTGAAAGGGTTTCCTTGTTGTTTGACCCATTAAACTGGTTTATCTAAACTGTGGCACATACTTAAGCTCAGGCATCAAGCAAAGAGCAAAATAAGTGACTTTCGTAGCTGCAATCAAATCACACAATTTAGAAATGCCTCATGATATAGAAAAAAAGACGCAATGAATATGCATCATCCGTTCATGTCACATGCTACAGCGGTTTGTAAAGCCAGCATTTCCTCAAATAAACATGCACCTTCAGCATCGTGACAAGACTTGAGCTTTGTCTGACAAAATGCATGTCattttctgggagccatgttctctCCTCGCTAATTCTTGAAACAATCAGAGGCATGTGTATCCTCTTAATTCAATAACTAAGGTAGTTACTGTGCGATGCaactctcttcttttttctgacaATGCCAAGGCTGAAGATAATACATTTTCATTCTCAGCTGATGATGAATGTAAGTAAAAAGCACACAATAAAGACAGTAACACCAACTGAATTTACTCAAACACAACGAACACAGATGTGAACAGTCCATAAATATGAGAGCTGAGCGATCTGCATCCTATGTTCAGTTTATATATATAGTAATATATATGGTTTTGATAACACTGCAAAGGCTATCTGCATAGACCACATTGCAATGGCATCAATCTCTATTAATAAACTAAGAACTCTAAAGAAGGTTATGACTATGAGCAATGTTCAATAATACCCCAATCTTACCCATAAATATACAGTAAATGTAATAACGATCAGCATGTCTtctggcagcagctgcagggattTGTTGTGGTAATACTGTGACATATTTGGTTTAGCACATACTCACACTCTTAGATGAGAACTATGGTCACCATCAAGCCAGGCCAATGTAAGTTACCATCAAGTTTGTCTGACTATTCAGCTCTAAAGCCTTGTAGCTGCTGAATGCTTTCTTCCTGTTCACACAATTTATCAAATCTGCCTCAAAGTTACAGACAATATATGTTACTGAGTTTGAGACAAACCAAGTCACTGTGCAGTTAATATAATGTTCGTTATGCACTGAAATCCCATGAAGAAGAATCTGGAAAGGCCACTGCATAGTTAACCTGACCAGGTCGTAGATGTGAAATACGAGTCATGTTTGTGTTGAACCAAAAATCACAAAGTCATGTcaaagaacacaaacacagaccaaaaacaggaagtagcacTGCTGTGATTTGACTAAAGCTACTTCCACGTTGAGAaacctctgtttttttctgagatcTGTGATAGGTGTGTGTGCActagcttttattttgtttactttAATAAAGCTCTGTAAATGCCTGGGGATCATAGCAAGAGGTTATAAAGCAGCTGACTCCTGGGAGCCTGTTGAGAGAGAGTTATCAActctccacaaaaaaaagacaaaacacagctACTATCATCAAACCTTCGGGCACAAAGCAGGCTAAACAGAAAGAGTACAGTTCTGTTTCAACAGTAAACTTCAGCCTTGACAGGGCATTACTGTTTTCAAGAGCACTGAGTGGTTAGAATCTGGGACAAAACTGAGTCTTTGAATCTAATACATTATGAGGCAGAGGTTCATTTCTAATGGAAAGCGTTTTTCTTATTCAGTATGATTTATTGTGTCAGTCTCAATAAAGGTGTACTGAACTTTGAATTAGTGTGTATCCTGAATTTTGCCTTGTGTCAGTGTTATATGAAAAGATGAGCACACTTCATTAAAAATATGGAGAGCTAATTTACCTTATCATGAGGAATATCGACCATTGAATTAATTCCTCTAGTCAAACATCAGAGCTAGTATTATGCTgtgttagattaaaaaaaaaatctacatgaaAAGAACTAGACGACTTGCAGTCCATTGTAGCTTGTTTCAGAGAAAAGCAGTCTTATGCAAATGTTATCATGTCACTGCAGTGCTGTGGACAGACACTAAGATTAAAGTTAGCCCCCGAGAGGCTCCCCGGTTCATATAGAAGCCTATTACTAGTGAGCTGCTTTCATTTGGTTAGTTCAAAAGCCGATCACCCTGTCTCTCAACATGTGTCCTCGGGTGAATGTCACTCCCAGAGAGCTTGCAGCCACTGTCCCGATAGTTACTAGCCGGCCTGCTGCTGTTAGCttgctgtgactgtgtgtgaacCTCCTCCTCGCCTTACCTGAACTGTTGCTGTCAAATAAATCCATGGTGGGATATCTCTCCGagacctcctccttctctcgGTCCACGGCCGACGGGGAACCTCGGCACGTTTGCAGACACCCGACGagacgtgatgtgttttaatagcCGGTCAGAGCCCACCGCAGGCTACCACACACAATAAACAGCAGCCTGCCCGCACTCCTCGAACGCTAGCTTACTACGTAGTAGCTAGCTCGGAACTAGCCAACTTCTGACAATTGTAAGTGACCGAAAGACATCCAGTTAGCCGCCGCTAGCCGCTCTCCGTAACTTCATCGCCCGGAGCTATTCGTAACAGCTCGACACGCGAGTGTGACGGGAATATCCGAAAAATACGAACCCCGAAGCTAAAAACGTGGGAATAAATTGTGCTCTAGACTGGCGGAAAAACTAAAGAAGCGAGCTAATGacacttttcctcctctctgaccaGTTGTTGACAACCTCCCATCGAATTACAGCGCTGTCCTCTGATTGGATGGTTCAgcaggagtgggcggggccaacgcGACACGCCAATGCACAtgcatttattaatatttaGCCACACTTGTGGGGTCCCTGTAGTGAAGGACGATCCCCCCACATCCTCATTCACCCCTTGATCCAATGTCAGCCTTTCACCAGCCTCCACTTCAACCCTCAAAACCAAGTTCGAATCCCACAGTGGACAGGTTACCACCGTGGGTCCTTGAGCATGACCTGTGACCCCATCAGCTCTCCAGAGTGCCCTAAAGTAGCTGTACACTGCATCCCGGAAATAGGATGGGTAAAAGTCAAACAAGGAATTCCCTCAAGGTAATAGTAAAGTATGATTTAGTGTTTTAGTTTTACTGTAATACATGGTTAACTCAACAAACACTGAATCAAACTTTAATGATAGTATAGAGATCGCAATTATTGATTTTAAACTTAAATTCCTGGCATACTTCCATGCTTACCATCCTGTAAACTCGAATTACcacaattacagaaaaaaaattgggtATTTGTACTCAAATTCAAAACAGTATTtgtaatttctttatttctttattttttataatgAGAATTCACACTGGGACATCATTCATTACCTGAGACAGATGTGAACCTCAGATCCAAGGTGTAAGGCCGGTAATAATAAattttataaaacaaaaaaaaaaaaaataagttggAGGCCAACTCATTAAACATATTTTCTAACTCCATTacagtttctgtttttcattggaATGCTCACTAAAGCTATCATGTATctcattaatttaaaaaacacagtTATAAACCCTGGCATCATTATCATAGGAAATAAAAGGATCCAGTTTTTATCTTGCtgtttaaacatttctaataatttgtatctttttttattttctaaaaagaaaaaaaaataaaatacaagggAAGGATGAGTTTCTGAGAAATCTGAGATAACAATcttaaataattaaagaaaggacacacacgcacacacacatgcacacggaaaaaatcaaacacactgGTTAATAACATTCTTACCAGGAGGCACAATAAACTCTTTTCCGTAATATCTATTTAATACAACTTCTGCGTCgaattggattggattggatctCTGTACGACGctttgacaaaaacacacagacgatAAAATATTAATGAcgcaaaaactgtttttctcagtttattTTTCCTCAGCTGCCAGTTCCCCCAAttacacattttcttctaaCAAATTCACACCTGTATAAACACAACTGTCAAGTTTAGCAAATACAATTAACATTCAATCAGtttcaatcaaattaaaaaacaacaaaaaaatcaagtgtCCTTCGTGTTGCGTCAGTAAACTACAGCTTGTCTTTGGGTTTTCACTTCATTTGGTCACTCAGGAAACTCCTCAGAACCCCCAGGTTTCTCTGAACCCAGCGaacatttttcttcagattGTCCAGGGCGATCTGTGTCGCTCTGAGCTGAGACGCCTGCTCCTTGATGGATTCAAAGAACAGCTCTACCTAAGGGTcaaacagacacagagaaaaaaacagggaTATAACTGAAAATCTGACACTTCCCCTTtatctgcatttttcttttctttgattttcttcattttctttgcatttcatttAGGTTCACTGAGAGCAGGTGTGTCATAGTAACACTTCGACAttgttgctttgtgtgtttcaacataaactcaaacacactgacattttGGAAAATAGTTTCAATGAATCCCTGTTTCCCATGCATATTTTCTTTGGCACaagttttcacaataaaagtagATGAGTGGTAATTGCTAAAACCaacagttttatttaaatgttgtattctgttgcaaaaaaaaaaaaaaaaattatttggttgtttattggacTTAATATTATGCAACAGAAAAGGCAAGTTAAGATAGTAATATGAGACCTAATAAATAAGCATATGTGCAACcaagatagatagacagatagatagatagatagatcagAGATGCACTGCAGAACGAAATGACAATGCAGCAATAGCGataaaattcacacacacaaataagaaaaacaacaaagacaaaatatATACTTACTTCAGTGAGTTCCTTTGGAGATGAAAACTGACCTGTGGTGCTAATAAGGATGTTTCTAATACAAGGTGAGCCCAACTGAAACCTGCAGGTCGGGATAACAGCAATGAGAATAATTACAAGCAAATAGTTTTTGATGCGAATAGATAAAGTGTTATTTGtggcaggaaaataaaaacacgacAGCACATCTAAGACCAACCTAAAGcatgaaaatcaaatcaaattcagAAATCACAGAGGTAAAATGATGCTATGATATATAGAAAGTGTGTAATGGTTATTTTGACTGTTAGTGTATGTTTATACATACTTTTGAACCAAATGGTCCCAGTTCTTTTTGACAAAATCCCACGCAAGGTGATGTCCCTGAGGGTTTCTAGCCACAAACATGACGACATGAGACAGGTCCTGCGATCGAATCACATCCCCCTCCAGACCAAGCTCCAACAGTCTGCAAcccacagagacacaaacagatTACACATTTTAATAAGTGTATAGGATTTGGTTTCAAAACGGCACAAGTACGCACAATATTATCAGCTCGAATGTGATTGTGGCTTGAAATAAATATAGAAGTGCAGTTAACGCTCTAAAGTCCAGGGGTCTGTTTTATAAAGCAGGATTTGTGAAAACTCTGCGCCTGTTAACCCTGAAATGAGGGAAACGCAGAGATTTCAGTTTCATAAAGGAAGGAAACGAAATCCAGTGAATAAAGAGTAACTCTAACCTGTTTCACAGGGAGGTAACTTAACCTCTCAGTCAGATACTGCAGTAACCGACTCTCAGGAACTGAACTGATACGGAGCAGGTTTTTCCCTCAAAACCTAGTTcctctctgactccgcccactttcaGTCACATATAGTGTTTCACTtcctcattcactcattcagctGCAGAGTTTGGCGCATATTTCTGCCATCTGTCATTTAAAacaaccatttaaaaaaagaaagaaaatcagtcAGTCTTGCTATATTAGAAGGCCATTATGGGAAATCTTTTTCACTAACATGCACCACGAAACAGACACCGAGTATTCTCTTTCACTGTGAAGCATGTTGAATATCATCATGGATCTCCCATGAGATAATTCTGACTCGTCAACTGTTTGGACGGATGCTTTGCGAGCAGTACTGCACCTCTTTGTGTTTGCCACAAGGTGGCATTGTTTAccgtttagaaaaaaaaatgcagcaggaGTGAGACCTACCTCTGCAGTTTGTTCGTGTCTCTGCTGCAAGTCAGAGCAAACAAGATGTTGTCTTTCTGAGCTTCAGAGAGCGACGTCTTGTAGGTGTCCAGGAGTGAAGCCCAGCCGTCATCCTCCCGCGCTCCAACCGAATACACAGTCGTGGCCACATCGGTGGGCAGACTGGAGAAGGCACAAAGACGTCCAGATTAGGAACACCACGAAACATTGAACTGCATGACGTTTATGACAGTATTTGTCTTTGCAGATAGTGTGCGTTAAAGTATGATTGAGACagacttcagtgttttgttggaCTGAAGCCAGTCTCTGAAGTGCTGACGCGCTCGCTCCACACAGCGGGGATCATCCAGGTGACAAGCCAGCGACAAGACCTCGGACCTCAGCCGGCGCTCGGACACAGAGCCGCTGTCACTCCATGTCTGCTCGTCGATCACGGCACGGAAAAACTGCAGAATGTACGCCTGCGcaaaaagacaagaagaaagaCCCGTTTATATTCACTCATTTTCACGGAGTAAAAACAATATCATAAACACATCAAGCTTGCATTATACCCGAAAGTTGTGTTTGAGAGCGATCTCATCCCTTTTCTCAATCATATGATAAATGGCTTCCAGATAGTTCAGCCCTTGGAGGAGTGGCACTGTGTGTGTCTCCCGCGGAAAGTAACCCAACAGGTCTAAGGCTTGATTCAGAGGGAGATG contains these protein-coding regions:
- the lnpep gene encoding leucyl-cystinyl aminopeptidase isoform X2 — its product is MDLFDSNSSEHANLPRNMIENSMFEEEPDVVDLAKDSGTFPTLPALDPDEVSYEPRSSRLLVRGLGENDMDEDEEDCESSARLLGMSFMNRSSAHRSNTSPYTRQAPPRSCSRPSARTMVVCVLLLVIVASMTMVLYFLPGCTFTKTGCPKANSSTPIEPVYPTSSTGDVFPWARYRLPQSVHPVSYDLTLNPDLDDMTFTGRAVITMSVFHNTDRIVLHAANLNITKATFKLGDGDARDETILEYRNNEQIAVKFSEELQAGQRCVLTLDYSAALSHTYGGFYNSSYIDKDGNKRVLAATQFEPLAARKAFPCFDEPAFKATFQIRISRKSDYMALSNMPLAKSTPLENGLVQDEFEKTTVNMSTYLVAFIVANFTPISKNVSNTLVSVYSVPEKKEHTHYALEMASKLLAFYNEFFEIEYPLKKLDLVAIPDFLAGAMENWGLITFRETTLLVGKDSSPLEKQVVASVIAHELAHQWFGNLVTMSWWNDLWLNEGFATYMQYTSLQTVSPNLDTGNLFLAVRFRALDKDALNSSHAVSAEVNADEQVEEMFDSVSYEKGASVLLMLRASLPEEQQFRKGIIQYLKEFSQLNTDTGDLWNSLTQVDVSSLHQNVSEMMSSWTSQKGFPLVTVSVQEDQVEIKQEHFLLTSDDATRTSSLWNIPVTYVNDSCSVAPECRQVFHLKSKSDTLKLPGKVKWLKLNYQNTGFYIVHYGDEGWAALTDALSKNVNALTHEDRASLIHNIFALSRLGRVSFYQVLNLLKYMSSETETAPVTEALLQLNSIYKLLDKRQESGLQARMKDYILRSFGSLMDNQTWGEEDSVSKQELRSALLGTACSLMQENCVQHAKSLFKQFAESSGTLRIPGDLQQVVFTVAAQSDEDWMTLLNMHQNVTLDSVKRKMLQGLASTQDARRIIWILKAGLDGTFIQTQDLPLVINTVSQGFAGYLFCWDFIQENWDRLIEKFPLGSFAIQTIIKSATSQFSTQAHLDQVQAFFSSLKERGSQMRSVQEALETIRLNQRWMDKNLPSLQQWL
- the lnpep gene encoding leucyl-cystinyl aminopeptidase isoform X1 — its product is MDLFDSNSSEHANLPRNMIENSMFEEEPDVVDLAKDSGTFPTLPALDPDEVSYEPRSSRLLVRGLGENDMDEDEEDCESSARLLGMSFMNRSSAHRSNTSPYTRQAPPRSCSRPSARTMVVCVLLLVIVASMTMVLYFLPGCTFTKTGCPKANSSTPIEPVYPTSSTGDVFPWARYRLPQSVHPVSYDLTLNPDLDDMTFTGRAVITMSVFHNTDRIVLHAANLNITKATFKQLGDGDARDETILEYRNNEQIAVKFSEELQAGQRCVLTLDYSAALSHTYGGFYNSSYIDKDGNKRVLAATQFEPLAARKAFPCFDEPAFKATFQIRISRKSDYMALSNMPLAKSTPLENGLVQDEFEKTTVNMSTYLVAFIVANFTPISKNVSNTLVSVYSVPEKKEHTHYALEMASKLLAFYNEFFEIEYPLKKLDLVAIPDFLAGAMENWGLITFRETTLLVGKDSSPLEKQVVASVIAHELAHQWFGNLVTMSWWNDLWLNEGFATYMQYTSLQTVSPNLDTGNLFLAVRFRALDKDALNSSHAVSAEVNADEQVEEMFDSVSYEKGASVLLMLRASLPEEQQFRKGIIQYLKEFSQLNTDTGDLWNSLTQVDVSSLHQNVSEMMSSWTSQKGFPLVTVSVQEDQVEIKQEHFLLTSDDATRTSSLWNIPVTYVNDSCSVAPECRQVFHLKSKSDTLKLPGKVKWLKLNYQNTGFYIVHYGDEGWAALTDALSKNVNALTHEDRASLIHNIFALSRLGRVSFYQVLNLLKYMSSETETAPVTEALLQLNSIYKLLDKRQESGLQARMKDYILRSFGSLMDNQTWGEEDSVSKQELRSALLGTACSLMQENCVQHAKSLFKQFAESSGTLRIPGDLQQVVFTVAAQSDEDWMTLLNMHQNVTLDSVKRKMLQGLASTQDARRIIWILKAGLDGTFIQTQDLPLVINTVSQGFAGYLFCWDFIQENWDRLIEKFPLGSFAIQTIIKSATSQFSTQAHLDQVQAFFSSLKERGSQMRSVQEALETIRLNQRWMDKNLPSLQQWL